The genomic segment actcccccccccctcccctgccaccaTGCAGATGATGAGGTAAACTCATCGAGCCATCAGATCTGAAGGATCTTTTATCTATCCACCACACGTCTGATtatcattattatcattattattattattagtatggtCTTTCCGTTCATTTCTATAGCAGGCTAAACGAGGGCGCAGTACGACAGACACTGCGTAGTCTCGTATTCAGAAGCAGGGTCCGGTGGCAGCTTGCTGCAGTTCAGACAGGTTCAGTTCTTTTAACTGCTTTATTAACAGCAGACCTAATCAGCCAGATACTGTGCATCTTTTAATACAGAAATGCACCTCTTATCttaacccccttccccctttgATTTCATAGCTTTCTGCGCAGTGCACAAAACGCTGAGAAAGCATGAACTGGTTTTCAGTCTGAACAATGTTCTCATTAGCATGGAAACAGGCACAGGAGTTTGCAAGACCAAAGAATATGCAAATCGGACAAGCACTGTTgggttttactttttttctttcttttgcagaTATAAGAAAGAGTGGTGGGACAATATTCCAGATCCAGCTAAAAGTAATTTTGCTGTGAAGAATTTTAATAAGTCACAGGTACGGTAAcagataaaaatattttcagctgGCATGTTGAGAGCTCGGGTCTGAAATCACAATACCTGTAGGTTGAAAAGCTGACATTTTGCTGTTCTAGAAATCCTTTGTTAGATCTGGGGGTGCAGAGGCATCGAGGGCAGTTTAGTTTGTGGATTGAGGTGCCTGATACCAGTAAGCTCAGAACCGGCGTGTCATGCCCTCCGGGTCACAATTTGGAAAATCTTTAGACACCAGGGACCCCTCAGGCTATAGGGATTTTTTCCCCTCCTTTTGTGTAGGAGGTGCGTGGTGATCTAAGGCTGGTCAGCAAATGTTGAAAGTTAAGGATTGGGTGATTATTTATTTTCGGAATCAAACAATTGCACTTCTGATTGTGATGCAGCCAAACTAAATCTTCACCTTCTCTGGGATGTCAAATCTCTCTTCTACCTTTGTACGGGTTTTGCAGGTGACCCTGGGAGCAAAATCACCTAAACCTGATCCTCTGCCTATGAGCACCACAGCCTGGAGAGCCCAGCCAGCTTTATTAAATGCCTGCCTCTGCGCATAAACTGCGAGTTATTCTGCACTCATgttacataaaatatatgtgtgcacCTTTACAAACTGTGCAGATCCCTGCATTACTGAAACAAAGCCATATATTTTGGGGTTAGTGATAGACAGTATTTTCTACACTGTGTGGCTCCCACTGCACGGTTTATGAAATAGAGGTCTAATTTCATGCCTGTATATGTTGAGTTATGCACACTGTTGACAATTACCCTTCCTTTGTGTAAAATAATTTTGTAACTTGCTCCAGGAGAGAGTCTGGGTCTTACTCTTCCCCGAAGCAGCTGCTGTCAGCAAAATGCAGCTTGGGTAGGAGGGAAAGCAGCCTGAGGCTTGGGCTGGATTTTGTGGGTGCCCTAGGAGTGGGAAAGCAGTCCACGCTATCAGAGGAGTGCCCGAAAGATTATCGACATAAGAGCAGAGAAACttgactctggctgtttttgattcATCCTAGTTGGTCTGAAAAAAGAATTTGCCTTTTTGGTGGAAATTGATTGCTCTTCCGAGATATGCGCTAGCTATATAaaggatatataaatatatttttgtgtttgttttttttataggtaattttgttaaaaaaatgtgtgaatcTATGTTCTTCtatggaataaataaaaaatgtataatttaaaaaatagaatGAACAATTGATCATGTATGGTTTTGTAGTAATTGTGTTTAATAATGTAGTAGATAAATTCCTTCTTTGGATGATAAAtggtttaaaaatgtatttgtacaCCACTGATTTATTCTTTGTACAGTTGTTGTTATATAGGTACCGTGAGGTCCATGTGTGGTTCGactagttagctgaataaacttatcctCCAGCTGTTTTAGTCTACATATTCCGTGGCGCAGGcacgctgctgaatatatccagctatcttaaagtcagCCGGATATgtttttatctgactaactttaggacaggtgtatgggccaaccagagtttgccagataagttatgCGACTAACTCAGGTATGCCCCAGAATGCAGCTCAATTTACTCGgccaaatattaatttagacagataacttctgagttacctGGCTGGGTACTTCTAAGTGTGTGGACCTCCTGTGTTTTTAACCTTTGTTTTCTGATATACTTCTGATATAATGccatgtcaggaaaaatagtcaaaatatatttgtatacataCTAAAATGAATCTTACTTTGTTATTGCAACATAATGCATATTTGACCTTAcgattatttttattaatagttGCAACTCATTTTTCACTTCTCTTTTAGTCTTCATCGTTAAGAAAAGTGCAGTGTATACACGATCAGAAGACATCTTTTCACGGCTCAAGGTCAAGGCATGTGAAGAGTATTTTGTAAGTGtctccattttctgaacccgcaCATTTCAGTCTTTTCAAGATTTTGCTGGCACGCCAACACTAATTAAGCTTGTCTTCTTACCCTGAATAGTGGGAAGTGGCTCGCCAAATCTCTTCCGTGCTCACTGGGTGAATACGGTCTGCGTGAAGATTATACCCAGGGTGTTAAGTGCAGAGTGGACAGTTGTCAAGGCGGGTCTCAAACTGAAGGTGAGAGAGCCAAGGTCCCTGGAGCGGCAGGAAGAACGCTCGTGCCAGAGCATGTCCTGGTGGAAAGGTTTGAGATCTGCCCACGGGAAGCTGCTGATAAAGCATTTGTGCCTAAAGATCCTGAAACACTGGAAGATAAAGCTACAGAGGAGGCCAAGGACAAGAATGAGTTTGCTTTCGATTCTGCTATACATGACTTGTTTCAGAAACTCATAGAAGCCGATACCTGGCAGCCAAACTCGGACATTCTTGCAGATGAACCTGAACTTTTTAACAGATGGGAAATAGAAAATGTGAAGCAAGAGATCTACAGGGTCCCTGATCATCAATCGGGCtcaaatgttttctctttttgcaTGGACGAATTTCCACTTGAGCAGAACCGCAGAGCCAACAAAAATAACTTTCTGCAGTCAATAAAAGCTTCAGAGTCCAGTCACCATGGTTGTAAAAGTGACATTGTGTACCTTGAGCAAAAGAGCCGTGACGGATTTCTCCACCAGAGCTGCTCTGAAGTTCAGGAAGACCTACTCAGATTGATGCTGGACTCCCAGGACCCGCCTGCTCCTGGAGGGCACGGGGGATGTACCCCTAAACCAGACGTATTTGTTGATGCTGACTATACTAGCTTTGAGAGCACCGTCTCCAAAGGTTGCCCTGAGAACCTGGACCTTCACCTTAGTTCATCGCAAGATGGAGAAGACCTTCCACTCTTCCCGCATGAAGCAATGCATGCACGAGGAGGCAGCAGTGGTAGTGTGTCACCAGCTGATTGTGTCCTGCTGAACATGTCTGGCTACCAAAGTTTCAACAGCGCTGTGAAACAAGAGAAAATGCAGGGCGATGACACATTTAGCCTCGGATCGCCAAACGAAACTGATCCAGAGGGGTCTGGTTATAAACCTTTTGACTGTGAATCTCTACAAAGCAGCTATGCAGACAGGGGTATGGGTGACCCCGATTCGCCGTCGGGAAAGGACGGCGAATGCGACCTTGCTGACGGCCCGGTCACTGCGTTTTTCAAGGAGACCCTGAAAGAGAACGGACAGAATGCTGAAACTGGGGGTGCAGAAAATCAGTCGGGATGCAGGGACAGTGGCAGCCAATACTATAACAGCATTGGGACCAGAAACGGCCCCCCGAATACGAAAACCCCAGAGGGAGACAGTAGTATCTTTTTCGCTTTGACATTTGATATTTGGGACCATTTGAAGAATTTTGGAAACTCCGCTCCAGGGAATCCATTGCTCAGTGAGGTGGGAAACAGAGAATGCAGTTCCCTGGGCTGTTTGGCTGAACCAGGAGGAGATCCACCCTTCCCTTACCCTGG from the Rhinatrema bivittatum chromosome 14, aRhiBiv1.1, whole genome shotgun sequence genome contains:
- the LOC115076257 gene encoding interleukin-4 receptor subunit alpha-like, which encodes MGRCQPASMSLFWLLLISLGLQQVKTDGQAKNLECYNDYDKEMVCTWELEHLAFHCRDQYLRMYKVPVNEWRNYTCIPKKLKVGDSLSLSKCTCTILVSKFGVFDEYVVEILSNETVALSGTVLPWQTVKPKAPRNLTVEKDENGNFILHWDKSYQEPNLLYDRLSFEVAYYNKQNPEKIHLRRHEQLESRHEILGSELEPGDYVAKVRSLPRDFSGQWSEWSAFEWRKESELSLQRLLQIIVPLFSILTLALIAVCYVCFVTYKKEWWDNIPDPAKSNFAVKNFNKSQSSSLRKVQCIHDQKTSFHGSRSRHVKSIFGKWLAKSLPCSLGEYGLREDYTQGVKCRVDSCQGGSQTEGERAKVPGAAGRTLVPEHVLVERFEICPREAADKAFVPKDPETLEDKATEEAKDKNEFAFDSAIHDLFQKLIEADTWQPNSDILADEPELFNRWEIENVKQEIYRVPDHQSGSNVFSFCMDEFPLEQNRRANKNNFLQSIKASESSHHGCKSDIVYLEQKSRDGFLHQSCSEVQEDLLRLMLDSQDPPAPGGHGGCTPKPDVFVDADYTSFESTVSKGCPENLDLHLSSSQDGEDLPLFPHEAMHARGGSSGSVSPADCVLLNMSGYQSFNSAVKQEKMQGDDTFSLGSPNETDPEGSGYKPFDCESLQSSYADRGMGDPDSPSGKDGECDLADGPVTAFFKETLKENGQNAETGGAENQSGCRDSGSQYYNSIGTRNGPPNTKTPEGDSSIFFALTFDIWDHLKNFGNSAPGNPLLSEVGNRECSSLGCLAEPGGDPPFPYPGTANPSLAQRRKSWDSGTRERAAAGCIPPGPSPPSPTRPSPSPKCQTKFENISYFIQPWGGETVLALKRKQISPSDEGGGGAKQRAAQLTEDVDSEGNFYMEVTTQADLQPQETIEARETLSR